One Larus michahellis chromosome 20, bLarMic1.1, whole genome shotgun sequence genomic window carries:
- the GKN2 gene encoding gastrokine-2 yields MTIDNEKHIVDVHVRSGLYSSDTIFDYVHGYIATRLFSRNACFIMKINKEYIPDLEEMGRLAFERQTMNTVYSPYSVWVQFQSGHSRLGRMKDWLVYGKAIEQLCTGLPLYQLAETQPLINANGCANAGVPSILGIKICEKIN; encoded by the exons ATGACTATTGACAACGAGAAGCACATTGTTGATGTCCATGTCCGTTCTGGCCTGTACTCCTCTGATACCATTTTTGACTACGTGCAT GGATATATTGCAACAAGATTATTTTCACGAAATGCCTGCTttatcatgaaaataaataaggaatACATCCCAGATCTGGAAGAAATGGGACGGCTGGCTTTTGAGAGACAG ACTATGAACACAGTATACTCTCCATATAGTGTGTGGGTACAGTTTCAATCGGGCCATTCCAGACTTGGACGTATGAAAGACTGGCTTGTCTACGGTAAAGCCATTGAACAACTCTGCACGGGTCTTCCTCTCTACCAGCTTGCAGAAACTCAAC cACTAATCAATGCTAATGGCTGTGCCAATGCAGGAGTTCCAAGCATTTTGGGcattaaaatctgtgaaaaaatCAATTAG